The following coding sequences lie in one Arachis hypogaea cultivar Tifrunner chromosome 9, arahy.Tifrunner.gnm2.J5K5, whole genome shotgun sequence genomic window:
- the LOC112710391 gene encoding probable plastid-lipid-associated protein 13, chloroplastic isoform X1, with the protein MSMATSHPSLSSITIPSSSSSSKFSSSLSPFLALAPPQRTKARRLHVRRTCVRAMVQQAVQGAPAAYAKEMERLSAKESLLLAFKDAGGFEALVSGKTTDMQRIDVNERITGLERLNPTPRPTTSPFLEGRWNFEWFGSGSPGLFAARLIFENFPSSIASLSKMDVFIKDGNANITANMNLLNSIESKVIISTKLSVEGPLRMKEEYVEGTLVSPTIIEDRVPEQLKGALGQAVNAVQQLPVPIRDAVSSGLKVPLSNSIQRLFMISYLDEEILIIRDTSGMPEVLTRLDASPSSLGESIPEYES; encoded by the exons atgtcaatggctacttcacaCCCCTCTCTTTCCTCAATCACcataccttcttcttcttcttcttccaaattcAGTTCTTCACTGTCTCCATTCCTCGCGCTCGCACCTCCGCAACGCACTAAAGCGCGTCGCCTCCACGTTAGGCGCACGTGCGTCAGGGCAATGGTTCAGCAAGCCGTTCAGGGTGCCCCTGCTGCTTACGCCAAGGAAATGGAGCGCCTTTCAGCCAAAGAATCGCTTCTTCTCGCT TTTAAAGATGCAGGAGGTTTTGAGGCACTGGTCTCTGGGAAGACAACTGATATGCAAAGGATTGATGTGAATGAAAGGATAACTGGTCTTGAGCGGCTCAACCCGACACCCCGTCCAACCAC GTCACCCTTTTTGGAAGGACGATGGAACTTTGAGTGGTTTGGTTCCGGAAGTCCAGGGTTGTTTGCTGCACGATTAATATTTGA AAATTTTCCTTCAAGCATAGCTAGTTTGTCAAAGATGGATGTGTTCATTAAGGACGGAAATGCTAACATTACTGCTAACATGAACCTGTTGAACTCG ATAGAAAGCAAAGTAATTATCTCAACCAAGTTATCTGTGGAGGGGCCACTTAGAATGAAAGAAGAGTATGTTGAGGGGACTCTTGTGTCACCAACAATTATTGAAGACAGAGTTCCAGAACAGCTTAAAGGTGCACTTGGGCAGGCAGTTAATGCTGTACAACAGCTTCCCGTTCCTATACGCGACGCTGTTTCCAGTGGTCTAAAAGTTCCTCTAA GTAACAGCATTCAAAGACTCTTCATGATATCTTATCTCGATGAGGAAATACTt ATTATTAGGGATACTTCTGGAATGCCCGAAGTTCTAACGAGGCTGGATGCATCACCATCTTCTTTGGGAGAATCAATTCCTGAGTATGAGAGCTAG
- the LOC112710391 gene encoding probable plastid-lipid-associated protein 13, chloroplastic isoform X2: protein MQRIDVNERITGLERLNPTPRPTTSPFLEGRWNFEWFGSGSPGLFAARLIFENFPSSIASLSKMDVFIKDGNANITANMNLLNSIESKVIISTKLSVEGPLRMKEEYVEGTLVSPTIIEDRVPEQLKGALGQAVNAVQQLPVPIRDAVSSGLKVPLSNSIQRLFMISYLDEEILIIRDTSGMPEVLTRLDASPSSLGESIPEYES, encoded by the exons ATGCAAAGGATTGATGTGAATGAAAGGATAACTGGTCTTGAGCGGCTCAACCCGACACCCCGTCCAACCAC GTCACCCTTTTTGGAAGGACGATGGAACTTTGAGTGGTTTGGTTCCGGAAGTCCAGGGTTGTTTGCTGCACGATTAATATTTGA AAATTTTCCTTCAAGCATAGCTAGTTTGTCAAAGATGGATGTGTTCATTAAGGACGGAAATGCTAACATTACTGCTAACATGAACCTGTTGAACTCG ATAGAAAGCAAAGTAATTATCTCAACCAAGTTATCTGTGGAGGGGCCACTTAGAATGAAAGAAGAGTATGTTGAGGGGACTCTTGTGTCACCAACAATTATTGAAGACAGAGTTCCAGAACAGCTTAAAGGTGCACTTGGGCAGGCAGTTAATGCTGTACAACAGCTTCCCGTTCCTATACGCGACGCTGTTTCCAGTGGTCTAAAAGTTCCTCTAA GTAACAGCATTCAAAGACTCTTCATGATATCTTATCTCGATGAGGAAATACTt ATTATTAGGGATACTTCTGGAATGCCCGAAGTTCTAACGAGGCTGGATGCATCACCATCTTCTTTGGGAGAATCAATTCCTGAGTATGAGAGCTAG
- the LOC112710392 gene encoding U1 small nuclear ribonucleoprotein C, with product MPRYYCDYCDTYLTHDSPSVRKQHNAGYKHKANVRSYYQQFEEQQTQSLIDQRIKEHLGQAAAFQQVGVAYNPLVQRPAMPPVLPPPRLPIPGAPQIPGSQPLMPGMRPLLPRPIPGAPGYMSAPPMQPMVPPPGAPQVPGQLSSLPRPPTLAPTPTVPGSTAPPASNGAPSIAPPAMYQANPTAPATGGYDSYNANAQAPEGNH from the exons ATGCCGAG GTACTACTGTGACTACTGTGATACCTACTTAACCCACGATTCT CCATCTGTGAGAAAGCAGCATAATGCAGGTTACAAACATAAG GCAAATGTGAGGTCCTACTACCAACAATTTGAAGAACAACAAACTCAAAGTTTAATCGATCAAAGGATCAAAGAACATCTTGGGCAAGCTGCAGCATTTCAGCAGGTTGGTGTGGCTTATAATCCTCTAGTTCAGAGGCCAGCCATGCCCCCTGTATTGCCACCTCCGAGATTGCCTATTCCTGGTGCCCCCCAAATACCTGGAAGTCAACCGCTAATGCCGGGAATGCGACCCCTTTTGCCTAGGCCGATTCCTGGTGCACCAG GATATATGTCTGCACCTCCCATGCAACCAATGGTACCTCCTCCTGGAGCTCCCCAGGTGCCAGGTCAGCTGAGTTCCCTACCCCGGCCGCCGACATTAGCTCCCACACCAACAGTTCCTGGAAGCACTGCACCACCAGCTTCGAATGGTGCTCCTTCTATTGCTCCACCAGCCATGTATCAAGCCAATCCAACAGCACCAGCAACTGGAGGTTATGATAGTTACAATGCAAATGCTCAAGCACCTGAGGGCAATCACTGA